In one window of Bradyrhizobium sp. AZCC 1721 DNA:
- a CDS encoding class II 3-deoxy-7-phosphoheptulonate synthase, producing the protein MSERWTPDSWRTKPVLQVPDYPDAKALADVEAQLATFPPLVFAGEARNLRKALARVAAGEAFLLQGGDCAESFAEHGANNIRDFFRVLLQMAVVLTYAGALPVVKVGRIAGQFAKPRSSNMEKVGGVELPSYRGDIINDIAFTPEARIPDPQRQLMAYRQSAATLNLLRAFATGGFANLGSVHQWMLGFLNDSPQSRRYKELADRISDALNFMRACGLDLESHPELRATDFYTSHEALLLGYEQALTRVDSTTGDWYATSGHMIWIGDRTRQLDHGHVEYFRGIKNPIGLKCGPSLKPDELLKLIDILNPDNEPGRLTLINRFGSDKVGDHLAPLIRAVQREGRVVVWSCDPMHGNTITSTSGYKTRPFDRVLSEVKSFFAIHAAEGTHAGGVHLEMTGQDVTECIGGARAITDEDLNDRYHTVCDPRLNAEQSIDMAFLIAELLKQERAGKAQPMPAAAGL; encoded by the coding sequence ATGTCCGAGCGGTGGACGCCCGATAGCTGGCGCACCAAGCCGGTGCTGCAGGTCCCCGATTATCCCGATGCCAAGGCATTGGCCGACGTCGAGGCGCAGCTCGCGACGTTTCCGCCGCTGGTGTTCGCCGGCGAGGCCCGTAACCTGAGGAAGGCGCTCGCCCGCGTCGCGGCCGGCGAGGCCTTCCTGCTGCAGGGCGGCGATTGCGCTGAGAGCTTTGCCGAGCACGGCGCCAACAACATCCGCGACTTCTTCCGCGTGCTGCTGCAGATGGCCGTGGTCCTGACCTATGCCGGCGCGCTGCCGGTAGTGAAGGTCGGCCGCATCGCCGGGCAGTTCGCAAAGCCGCGCTCGTCGAACATGGAAAAGGTTGGCGGCGTCGAGCTACCGAGCTACCGCGGCGACATCATCAACGATATCGCCTTCACCCCGGAAGCGCGCATCCCCGATCCGCAGCGCCAGTTGATGGCGTACCGGCAGTCGGCGGCGACGCTGAACCTGCTCCGCGCATTCGCGACCGGCGGCTTCGCCAATCTCGGCAGCGTGCACCAGTGGATGCTGGGCTTCCTCAACGACTCCCCGCAGTCACGCCGGTACAAGGAACTGGCGGATCGAATTTCCGACGCGCTGAACTTTATGCGCGCCTGTGGGCTGGATCTCGAAAGCCATCCCGAACTGCGCGCCACCGATTTCTACACGAGCCACGAGGCGCTGCTGCTCGGCTACGAGCAGGCGCTGACCCGGGTGGATTCCACCACCGGCGACTGGTACGCGACGTCAGGCCACATGATCTGGATCGGCGACCGCACCCGCCAGCTCGACCACGGCCATGTCGAATATTTCCGCGGCATCAAGAACCCGATCGGCCTGAAATGCGGCCCCTCGCTGAAGCCGGATGAGTTGCTCAAGCTGATCGACATCCTCAATCCCGACAACGAGCCGGGACGGCTGACGCTGATCAACCGTTTCGGCTCCGACAAGGTCGGCGATCATCTCGCGCCGCTGATCCGCGCCGTGCAGCGGGAAGGGCGGGTTGTGGTCTGGTCTTGCGATCCCATGCACGGCAACACCATTACCTCGACATCAGGCTACAAGACCCGTCCGTTTGACCGGGTGCTCTCGGAGGTGAAGTCGTTCTTCGCGATCCACGCCGCCGAAGGCACCCATGCCGGCGGCGTGCATCTGGAGATGACCGGACAGGACGTCACCGAATGCATCGGCGGCGCGCGCGCCATCACCGACGAGGACCTCAACGACCGCTACCACACGGTCTGCGATCCCCGCCTCAACGCCGAACAGTCGATCGATATGGCTTTCCTGATTGCCGAACTGCTGAAGCAGGAACGCGCCGGGAAAGCTCAGCCGATGCCGGCCGCAGCGGGACTTTGA
- a CDS encoding flavodoxin family protein, with protein sequence MAAPDVRKEMPPVKLPREEFERRYRGRFVDPVFQPLHRELDAVVAAAWDAYSHSRKAPLTRKAGAGFVDPEYEIAVDWLAAREAILEAQRRHDDAAAQPRILVINGSARSEHTCPGEASKTWRLVKLAEPVLVEMGFAVDILDLSRLTSEYGRQIHPCKSCVATAMPLCHWPCSCYPNYSLGQTDDWMNEIYPLWVAAHGILIVAPVNWYHAPTPLKAMMDRLVCADGGNPDPTSTHGKHADQAKALELKGWSYPRHLAGRHFGLVVHGDSAGTETLRRSLSDWLTDMSLISAGRTAEAEGYIGYMEPYATSHQALDEDREFQEEVRNAARALGNAVRLAREGKFENPARGLADPNPK encoded by the coding sequence ATGGCGGCGCCGGACGTTCGCAAGGAAATGCCGCCCGTCAAATTGCCGCGCGAGGAATTCGAGAGGCGCTATCGCGGCCGCTTTGTCGATCCGGTCTTCCAGCCGCTGCATCGCGAGCTCGACGCCGTCGTCGCGGCGGCATGGGACGCCTATAGTCATTCCCGCAAAGCCCCGCTGACGCGCAAGGCGGGCGCGGGCTTCGTCGATCCCGAGTACGAAATCGCGGTGGACTGGCTGGCCGCACGCGAGGCTATTCTCGAAGCGCAGCGGCGCCACGACGATGCTGCAGCGCAGCCGCGCATCCTCGTCATCAACGGCTCGGCGCGAAGCGAGCATACCTGCCCCGGCGAGGCGTCCAAGACGTGGCGGCTGGTCAAGCTCGCCGAGCCGGTGCTGGTCGAAATGGGATTTGCGGTCGACATTCTGGATCTGTCGCGGCTAACGTCGGAATATGGACGGCAGATTCATCCCTGCAAATCCTGCGTCGCCACCGCGATGCCGCTCTGCCACTGGCCCTGCAGTTGCTATCCGAACTATTCGCTCGGCCAGACCGACGACTGGATGAACGAAATCTATCCGCTCTGGGTGGCCGCGCACGGCATCCTGATCGTGGCGCCGGTGAACTGGTATCACGCGCCGACGCCGCTGAAGGCGATGATGGATCGCCTGGTCTGCGCCGATGGCGGCAATCCCGATCCGACCTCGACGCACGGCAAGCATGCCGACCAGGCCAAGGCGCTCGAACTGAAGGGATGGTCCTATCCGCGCCATCTGGCCGGCCGGCATTTCGGCCTCGTCGTGCACGGTGACAGCGCGGGCACGGAGACGCTGCGCCGCTCGCTTTCAGACTGGCTAACCGACATGTCGTTAATCTCGGCTGGCCGCACCGCCGAAGCCGAGGGCTACATCGGCTACATGGAGCCCTACGCCACCTCGCACCAGGCACTCGACGAGGACCGGGAATTTCAGGAGGAGGTGCGCAACGCGGCACGCGCGCTGGGAAATGCGGTGAGGCTGGCGCGTGAAGGCAAATTCGAGAATCCGGCGAGGGGTCTTGCCGATCCGAATCCGAAATGA
- a CDS encoding cysteine hydrolase family protein, which yields MEGFRDAAHLCIDMQNIFARGGVWETPWMEKVLPVIAQIAARYRERTVFTRFITPERPEDRRGQWRVYFTKWQRATRSDLAPGALDIVPALARYSPPALVVDKPAYSAFFGSRLGHLLVERHVGTVVVSGAETDVCVLATVLGAVDLGFRVVIVQDALCSSSDTGHDALMTMYRTRFNEQIELVSAAELFDMWRPD from the coding sequence ATGGAAGGATTTCGCGACGCCGCACATCTGTGCATCGACATGCAGAACATCTTCGCCAGGGGCGGCGTATGGGAAACGCCATGGATGGAAAAGGTATTGCCGGTGATCGCGCAAATCGCCGCACGATATCGGGAGCGGACGGTATTCACGCGCTTCATTACACCCGAGCGGCCGGAAGACCGTCGCGGCCAGTGGCGCGTCTACTTCACCAAATGGCAGCGCGCGACGCGCAGCGATCTCGCGCCCGGCGCGCTCGACATCGTGCCGGCGCTAGCACGATATTCACCGCCGGCTCTGGTCGTCGACAAGCCCGCCTATTCGGCGTTCTTCGGATCGCGGCTCGGTCATCTGCTGGTCGAGCGGCATGTCGGCACAGTGGTGGTGTCAGGCGCGGAGACCGATGTCTGCGTGCTTGCTACGGTGCTCGGCGCGGTCGATCTCGGCTTTCGCGTCGTCATCGTGCAGGATGCGCTGTGTAGTTCCTCGGACACCGGCCATGATGCGCTGATGACCATGTACCGGACGCGGTTCAACGAGCAGATCGAGCTGGTCAGCGCCGCGGAACTGTTCGACATGTGGCGTCCGGACTAG
- a CDS encoding DUF2865 domain-containing protein: MLKIRNASLSLRILTCAILLGIAAPDAPALAQTNQDAMAQMNQDAPPQQGAQANPICIRLEGQLATIDRGAGTGDPAKDEQIRRYQEAESKQQAEFDRVTLQAKRMGCDSSGFFSLFNGRSAQCGPVNNQIQQMRANLDQITTSLERLRSGGIGGADRENQRRSVLVALAQNNCGPQYAAAARGPGNFIDSLFGNNNNTLPPPSADLGAPSGTYRTVCVRTCDGAYFPVSFATVQARFQDDERTCKALCPAAEANLFAYRNPGEDINQAVSINGQPYSSLPNAFKFRTEFNASCSCKPAGQTWSEALKSVDDRAAVEQQGDIIVTEESARRMQQRGQSKGAPPPKKGAAPAGTTAAAPAPATAPADTAAPTNDKDKPIRTVGPTFIPPKQ, translated from the coding sequence ATGCTGAAAATTCGCAACGCTTCCCTCTCCCTTCGAATTTTGACCTGCGCCATCCTGCTCGGCATCGCCGCCCCGGACGCACCCGCTTTGGCGCAGACGAACCAAGACGCCATGGCGCAGATGAACCAGGATGCCCCGCCCCAACAGGGCGCGCAGGCCAATCCGATCTGCATCCGGCTCGAAGGACAATTGGCGACGATCGACCGCGGCGCGGGCACCGGTGACCCCGCCAAGGATGAACAGATCCGCCGCTATCAGGAAGCCGAGTCCAAGCAGCAGGCCGAGTTCGACCGGGTCACGCTGCAAGCCAAGCGCATGGGCTGCGACAGCTCGGGCTTCTTCTCGCTGTTCAACGGTCGTTCCGCCCAGTGCGGCCCGGTGAACAACCAGATTCAGCAGATGCGCGCCAATCTCGACCAGATCACCACCAGCCTGGAGCGCCTGCGCAGCGGCGGCATCGGCGGCGCTGACCGCGAAAACCAGCGCCGCTCGGTGCTGGTGGCGCTCGCGCAGAACAATTGCGGCCCGCAATATGCCGCTGCCGCGCGCGGCCCCGGCAACTTCATCGACAGCCTGTTCGGCAACAACAACAACACGCTGCCGCCGCCGAGCGCCGATCTCGGCGCGCCATCCGGCACCTACCGTACCGTCTGCGTCCGCACCTGCGACGGCGCCTATTTCCCGGTCTCGTTCGCCACCGTGCAGGCCCGATTCCAGGACGATGAGCGGACCTGCAAAGCGCTGTGCCCGGCGGCGGAGGCGAACCTGTTCGCCTACCGCAATCCCGGCGAAGACATCAACCAGGCGGTCTCGATCAACGGCCAGCCATATTCATCGCTGCCCAACGCGTTCAAATTCCGCACCGAGTTCAACGCATCCTGCTCGTGCAAGCCTGCGGGCCAGACCTGGTCCGAAGCGCTGAAGTCCGTCGATGACAGGGCGGCGGTCGAACAGCAGGGCGACATCATCGTCACCGAGGAAAGTGCGAGGCGGATGCAGCAGCGCGGGCAGTCGAAAGGCGCGCCGCCGCCCAAGAAGGGTGCCGCGCCCGCAGGCACCACCGCCGCCGCGCCTGCACCGGCGACGGCTCCGGCTGACACGGCGGCCCCGACCAACGACAAGGACAAGCCGATCCGCACCGTCGGCCCGACCTTCATCCCGCCGAAGCAGTAG
- a CDS encoding 3-hydroxybutyryl-CoA dehydrogenase, which yields MIESIGIVGAGTMGNGIAQVCAAAGLPVVMTDISDAALTRGMSVVANSLERLVNKQKMTDADRQAALARITTTTDTAKFSTCDLVIEAATENEDLKMKILKDLCPKLRPQALLATNTSSISITKLAAATDRPDRFIGMHFFNPVPLMALLELIRGLQTSDDTHAKAEAFAKRIGKVSITAKNSPGFAVNRILCPMINEAIFALQEGLATAEDLDAGMKLGCNHPIGPLALADMIGLDTMLSVMEVFYQGFNDPKYRPAPLLKEMVAAGHLGRKTGQGFYSYGK from the coding sequence ATGATCGAATCAATCGGTATCGTAGGCGCGGGCACCATGGGTAACGGCATTGCTCAGGTTTGTGCCGCAGCCGGTCTTCCCGTCGTTATGACCGACATCTCCGATGCCGCCCTCACGCGCGGCATGTCGGTCGTCGCCAACAGCCTGGAGCGCCTCGTCAACAAGCAGAAGATGACTGACGCCGACCGGCAGGCGGCGCTGGCGCGCATTACGACGACCACGGACACGGCGAAGTTTTCCACCTGCGATCTCGTGATCGAGGCGGCGACCGAGAATGAGGACCTGAAGATGAAAATCCTGAAGGACCTCTGTCCAAAACTGCGGCCACAGGCGCTGCTCGCCACCAACACATCGTCGATCTCGATCACGAAACTCGCGGCGGCGACCGACCGGCCGGACCGCTTCATCGGCATGCACTTCTTCAATCCGGTGCCGCTGATGGCGCTGTTGGAATTGATCCGGGGCTTGCAAACCTCCGACGATACCCATGCCAAGGCGGAAGCCTTTGCAAAGCGGATCGGCAAGGTCTCGATCACGGCAAAGAACAGCCCGGGTTTTGCGGTCAACCGCATCCTCTGCCCGATGATCAACGAGGCGATCTTTGCGCTGCAGGAGGGACTGGCGACCGCGGAAGACCTCGACGCCGGCATGAAGCTCGGCTGCAATCACCCGATCGGCCCGCTGGCGCTCGCCGACATGATCGGCCTCGACACCATGCTGTCGGTGATGGAGGTGTTCTACCAGGGCTTCAACGATCCGAAATACCGCCCCGCGCCGCTCTTGAAGGAAATGGTCGCCGCCGGTCATCTCGGCCGCAAGACCGGGCAGGGGTTTTATAGTTACGGGAAGTAG
- a CDS encoding NAD+ synthase, with the protein MTDTFTITLAQLNPTVGDVPGNAAKARAARDKAAADGADLLLLPELFICGYPPEDLVLKPAFQAACRAAVEELARETAGGGPAVLIGTPWVEDGKLYNACALLDQGRIAALRFKANLPNYGVFDEKRLFARGPAAGPVTVRGIRVGVPICEDIWLEESEEYENVVECLAETGAEILVVPNGSPYARDKNDLRLSIAVARVTESGLPLVYLNQIGGQDELVFDGASFALNADLSVAAQLPAFEESITTLRWTKGADGWRCSGPVMPLLEGDKGDYAACVLGLRDYVRKNGFPGVLLGISGGIDSALCAAIAVDALGADQVRGVMLPFRFTAQVSLDDAAKLAKALGIRYEVLPIADAVNGFEKILSGPFAGLPRDITEENLQARTRGTLLMAISNKTGAMVVTTGNKSEMSVGYATLYGDMNGGFNPIKDIYKTEVFRLSSLRNEWKPDGALGPSGEVIPVNIITRPPTAELRENQTDQDSLPPYEMLDGILERLVEREEPLATIIAAGFPADMVTRIDRLLNIAEYKRRQAAPGVKVTEKNFGRDRRYPITNRFRDNGKALPAPDEKLVARAGRASADAFEG; encoded by the coding sequence ATGACCGACACCTTTACGATCACGCTGGCGCAGTTGAACCCGACGGTCGGCGACGTGCCAGGCAATGCCGCCAAGGCCCGCGCGGCGCGCGACAAGGCTGCGGCCGATGGCGCCGACCTCCTGCTGCTGCCCGAATTGTTCATCTGCGGTTATCCGCCGGAAGACCTGGTACTGAAGCCAGCCTTTCAGGCCGCCTGCCGCGCCGCGGTCGAAGAGCTGGCGCGCGAAACCGCGGGCGGGGGACCGGCTGTTCTAATCGGCACGCCGTGGGTCGAGGACGGCAAGCTCTATAACGCCTGCGCGCTGCTCGATCAGGGCCGCATCGCCGCGTTGCGCTTCAAGGCGAACCTGCCGAACTACGGCGTGTTCGATGAAAAGCGGCTGTTCGCGCGCGGTCCGGCCGCCGGGCCGGTGACGGTCCGCGGCATCCGCGTCGGCGTCCCCATCTGCGAGGACATCTGGCTCGAAGAGTCCGAGGAATACGAGAACGTCGTCGAGTGCCTCGCCGAGACCGGCGCGGAAATTCTCGTGGTGCCTAACGGCTCGCCCTACGCGCGCGACAAGAACGACCTCCGGCTGTCGATTGCGGTCGCCCGCGTCACCGAGAGCGGGCTGCCGCTGGTCTATCTCAATCAGATCGGCGGGCAGGACGAACTGGTGTTCGATGGCGCGTCGTTCGCGCTCAACGCCGATCTGTCGGTGGCGGCGCAACTGCCCGCGTTCGAAGAAAGCATCACCACGCTGCGCTGGACCAAGGGCGCCGACGGCTGGCGCTGCTCGGGCCCCGTAATGCCCCTGCTCGAGGGCGACAAGGGCGATTACGCCGCCTGCGTGCTGGGCCTGCGCGACTACGTCCGCAAGAACGGCTTTCCGGGCGTTTTGCTCGGCATCTCCGGCGGCATCGATTCCGCGCTGTGCGCGGCCATCGCTGTCGATGCGCTCGGCGCCGATCAGGTCCGCGGCGTGATGCTGCCGTTCCGCTTCACCGCGCAGGTGTCGCTCGACGATGCCGCGAAACTCGCCAAAGCACTCGGCATCCGCTACGAGGTGCTGCCGATTGCCGATGCGGTGAACGGTTTCGAGAAAATCCTCTCCGGACCATTTGCCGGGCTGCCGCGCGATATCACCGAAGAGAATTTGCAGGCGCGCACCCGCGGCACGCTCTTGATGGCGATTTCCAACAAGACCGGCGCGATGGTGGTGACGACAGGCAACAAGTCGGAAATGTCGGTCGGTTACGCCACGCTCTATGGCGACATGAACGGCGGCTTCAATCCGATCAAGGACATCTACAAGACCGAAGTGTTCCGGCTATCGAGTCTGCGCAACGAGTGGAAGCCGGACGGCGCGCTCGGGCCGTCGGGCGAGGTGATCCCGGTCAACATCATCACGCGCCCGCCGACGGCGGAGCTGCGCGAGAACCAGACCGACCAGGATTCACTGCCGCCCTACGAGATGCTGGACGGCATACTGGAGCGTCTGGTCGAGCGCGAGGAGCCGCTGGCCACGATCATCGCGGCCGGTTTCCCGGCTGATATGGTGACGCGGATCGATCGCCTGCTCAACATCGCCGAATACAAGCGGCGGCAGGCTGCGCCCGGCGTCAAGGTGACCGAAAAGAACTTTGGCCGCGACCGCCGCTATCCCATCACCAACCGCTTCCGCGACAACGGCAAGGCGCTGCCCGCGCCCGACGAAAAGCTGGTCGCCCGCGCCGGCCGCGCCTCGGCGGATGCATTCGAAGGGTAG
- a CDS encoding alpha/beta hydrolase family protein produces MPATDGYPLAATLFLPRGAKRHAVLVNSATAVPRKLYRGFASYLAHRGCAVLTYDYRGTGDSRPQALTGSIRPKSLVGFKASMSDWAAQDITAAVAWMRERYKALPFAYVGHSFGGQALGLLPNNSEISRALLIAAQAGYWKLMTAPERYRVYALLNFVGAPLTRALGYMPGKAGLGMDLPKDAFLQWVGWVMSPRYLFDDARLEAVQNFPKYQGALRALCMSDDPWATPPAVELLCSGFTSTAPEIITVRPADTGVSKIGHMGFFRPEHRDTLWRGAAEWIQAEVRA; encoded by the coding sequence ATGCCCGCGACGGATGGATATCCCCTTGCCGCGACGCTGTTTCTGCCCCGCGGGGCCAAACGCCATGCGGTCCTGGTCAATTCAGCGACCGCCGTTCCCCGCAAGCTCTACCGGGGCTTTGCCAGTTACCTCGCCCACCGCGGCTGCGCGGTTCTGACCTACGACTATCGCGGCACCGGCGACTCGAGGCCGCAGGCGCTAACCGGCTCCATCAGGCCGAAATCGCTGGTCGGCTTCAAGGCCTCGATGTCGGACTGGGCAGCCCAGGACATCACCGCGGCGGTCGCCTGGATGCGGGAGCGTTACAAGGCGCTGCCCTTCGCCTATGTCGGGCATTCGTTCGGCGGCCAGGCGCTCGGCCTGTTGCCGAACAATTCGGAGATTTCGCGTGCACTCCTGATCGCCGCACAAGCCGGCTACTGGAAACTGATGACGGCGCCGGAGCGCTACCGCGTCTATGCCCTGCTCAATTTTGTCGGCGCTCCGTTGACCCGCGCGCTCGGCTACATGCCCGGCAAGGCCGGCCTCGGCATGGATCTGCCGAAGGATGCATTTTTGCAATGGGTCGGCTGGGTGATGAGCCCGCGCTATCTGTTCGACGATGCCAGGCTCGAAGCCGTGCAGAATTTCCCGAAATACCAGGGCGCGTTGCGTGCCCTCTGCATGTCCGACGATCCCTGGGCAACGCCGCCGGCGGTCGAATTGTTGTGTTCGGGATTTACCTCGACTGCGCCTGAGATCATCACGGTGAGGCCTGCGGATACTGGCGTGAGCAAGATCGGGCATATGGGATTTTTCCGGCCCGAGCATCGCGACACGCTGTGGCGCGGGGCCGCGGAATGGATCCAGGCGGAGGTCCGCGCGTAA
- the cysS gene encoding cysteine--tRNA ligase, with protein sequence MELRLYDTLTKEKRPFVPLDPKNVRMYVCGPTVYDFAHIGNARPVIVFDVLFRLLRHLYGEAHVKYVRNITDVDDKINDRAARDFPGLPLNEAIRKVTELTEKQFHEDVDALGSLRPTVEPRATEHIAEMRAIIERLVAGGFAYVAEDHVLFSPQAMNAANAVLPRYGALANRSLDEMIAGARVDVAPYKRDNTDFVLWKPAKPGEPSWPSPSGIATPGRPGWHIECSAMAWTHLGEQFDIHGGGIDLVFPHHENELAQSCCAFHANRMANTWMHNGFLQVESEKMSKSLGNFITIRELLADWPGEVLRLNMLKTHYRSPIDWTVAGLRESQTVLDRWRRTVSDNGVSSDDVDGDFCAALKDDLNTSKAIARLHELHAMIKGPSSGLAQIELQRKLKASANLIGLIEAPFKDWHRQLLAKQTKFDLTWDETLEPFIETKIYERTAARARKDFKESDRIRDELAAMGIVLKDGKDADGNPITTWEIAR encoded by the coding sequence ATGGAATTGCGTCTCTACGATACGTTGACCAAGGAGAAGCGGCCGTTCGTGCCGCTCGATCCGAAGAACGTCCGCATGTATGTCTGCGGACCAACCGTCTATGACTTTGCCCATATCGGCAACGCGCGTCCGGTCATCGTGTTCGATGTCCTGTTCCGCCTGCTGCGCCATCTCTACGGCGAGGCGCACGTCAAATATGTCCGCAACATCACCGACGTCGATGACAAGATCAACGACCGCGCCGCGCGGGATTTTCCGGGCCTGCCGCTGAACGAGGCGATCCGCAAGGTCACCGAACTTACGGAAAAGCAGTTTCACGAGGATGTCGATGCCCTCGGGTCTCTGCGCCCGACGGTCGAGCCGCGCGCGACCGAGCACATTGCTGAGATGCGCGCGATCATCGAGAGACTCGTCGCCGGCGGCTTTGCCTACGTCGCCGAAGACCACGTGCTGTTTTCGCCGCAGGCGATGAACGCCGCGAATGCGGTGCTGCCGCGCTACGGCGCGCTCGCCAACCGCTCGCTCGACGAGATGATCGCTGGCGCCCGTGTCGACGTCGCGCCCTACAAGCGCGACAATACCGATTTCGTGCTGTGGAAGCCGGCAAAGCCAGGCGAGCCGTCATGGCCGTCGCCGTCGGGGATTGCGACGCCGGGCCGTCCGGGTTGGCACATCGAATGCTCGGCAATGGCCTGGACGCATCTCGGCGAGCAGTTCGACATTCATGGTGGCGGTATCGATCTGGTGTTCCCGCACCATGAGAACGAACTCGCCCAAAGCTGCTGCGCGTTTCACGCCAATCGCATGGCGAACACCTGGATGCACAACGGCTTCCTACAGGTCGAAAGCGAGAAGATGTCGAAATCGCTCGGCAACTTCATCACGATCAGGGAACTGCTGGCGGATTGGCCGGGCGAAGTGCTGCGTCTCAATATGCTGAAGACGCATTATCGCTCCCCAATCGACTGGACCGTAGCTGGTTTAAGAGAATCGCAAACTGTGCTCGATCGTTGGCGAAGGACGGTTTCAGACAATGGGGTCAGTTCCGACGATGTGGACGGAGATTTTTGCGCTGCTCTCAAGGATGATTTGAATACGTCCAAGGCAATAGCTCGGTTACACGAACTCCACGCGATGATAAAAGGCCCTTCGTCTGGATTGGCGCAGATAGAGCTACAGAGAAAACTCAAAGCTTCGGCTAACTTGATTGGACTAATCGAAGCTCCTTTCAAGGATTGGCATCGCCAGTTGCTAGCTAAGCAAACGAAATTTGATCTGACCTGGGACGAGACCTTAGAGCCGTTCATAGAGACCAAAATCTATGAGCGGACTGCTGCTCGCGCTCGAAAGGATTTCAAGGAGTCTGACCGCATCCGCGACGAACTCGCCGCTATGGGAATCGTGCTGAAGGACGGCAAGGATGCCGACGGCAACCCAATAACAACTTGGGAGATTGCGCGATGA
- a CDS encoding diacylglycerol kinase codes for MLRLWRATINTRNGLAFAIRSEQAVREELFALALSVPLAWLIGATTMRRVELVAAVAFVLVVELLNTAIEKLADRLTTDHDPKIGQVKDMGSAAVGVALLMAGLFWLFALAERMGAI; via the coding sequence TTGCTGCGACTCTGGCGGGCCACGATCAACACGCGTAACGGCCTCGCTTTTGCGATCCGCTCGGAGCAGGCCGTCCGCGAGGAACTGTTCGCATTGGCGCTGTCGGTACCGCTGGCCTGGCTGATCGGTGCGACCACGATGCGCCGCGTGGAACTGGTCGCGGCCGTCGCCTTTGTCCTGGTGGTCGAGCTGCTCAACACCGCGATCGAAAAGCTCGCCGACCGCCTGACCACCGATCACGATCCGAAGATCGGGCAGGTCAAGGATATGGGGTCGGCGGCGGTCGGCGTGGCGCTGTTGATGGCCGGCCTGTTCTGGCTGTTCGCCCTCGCGGAACGCATGGGCGCTATTTAG
- a CDS encoding GNAT family N-acetyltransferase — protein sequence MGQALPKPGLRPFLPADVPMLAAIFVAAIEGLTGDDYSEAQQEAWAQAADDEDAFGKKLAGQLTLIATIQNAPVGFASLRGADHIDMLYVHPSVAGQGVASMLVDALEKLAGARGAKTLTVDASDTAEPLFRKRGYTAKQRNTVSLNGEWLANTTMQKTLATSAAPGAPT from the coding sequence ATGGGACAGGCATTGCCAAAACCCGGCTTGCGGCCGTTTTTGCCGGCGGATGTTCCAATGCTGGCGGCGATCTTCGTTGCCGCCATCGAGGGGCTGACCGGCGACGATTATAGCGAGGCGCAGCAGGAAGCCTGGGCACAGGCGGCCGACGACGAAGACGCGTTCGGCAAGAAGCTCGCCGGGCAGTTGACGCTGATCGCGACCATCCAGAACGCGCCGGTCGGCTTCGCCTCGCTGAGGGGCGCTGACCATATCGATATGCTCTACGTGCATCCGAGCGTAGCCGGGCAGGGCGTGGCCTCGATGCTGGTCGATGCGCTGGAAAAACTGGCGGGCGCGCGCGGCGCGAAAACCCTGACGGTCGATGCCAGCGATACGGCCGAGCCGTTGTTCAGAAAGCGCGGCTATACCGCCAAGCAGCGCAATACCGTCTCGCTCAACGGCGAATGGCTCGCCAACACCACGATGCAGAAGACGCTGGCGACAAGCGCCGCGCCGGGAGCGCCGACATGA